One window from the genome of Anaerococcus sp. Marseille-Q7828 encodes:
- a CDS encoding barstar family protein, with protein MIRFDANDFKDRETFYKLLNEKCIFDYYVENLDALYDELVVKDNEIEIINFHMIFENLGEYGQRVIQVFVDSVKDYDSKVSLIN; from the coding sequence ATGATTAGATTTGATGCCAATGATTTTAAAGATAGAGAAACTTTTTACAAATTATTAAATGAAAAATGTATTTTTGATTATTACGTAGAAAATCTCGATGCCCTTTACGATGAATTAGTTGTCAAGGACAATGAGATTGAGATAATAAATTTTCATATGATATTTGAAAATTTGGGCGAATATGGCCAAAGGGTCATCCAAGTTTTTGTTGATTCTGTAAAAGATTATGATAGTAAGGTAAGTTTGATTAATTGA